The segment CGCTGCCGTTCCGATTCCCCAATGAAAGCCAGGCCTCCAGGCTAAGCTTGCGCTACCGCCAGGTGTTCGTGCCCGGGAAGAAGCGCGCCTATATCCTGACCTTCACCGCCCTCAGGGATGAGGACGACGATGCCGCTGTCGGATTTCAAAGCGTTCTGGATTCCTTCCGCGTGCTGAAAAGGCCGCCGCGCTTCGGCCCGGTGCTTAACGGCGCCCTCATCGGCGGCCTGATCGCCGCTCTGTTTTTCCTGTTCAATGCCCTGCTCCTCTCCCTGGGCGGCCAACGCACAAGATAATCGTCATTTCTTGGTGCAGCTAAAAAAAAAGGATCGGACCGAATAAAAATATTTTTCGCTTCTGGCTATTGACAGTAAATGCGAATAATCTCAGAATGAAAAACGGATAGCAACACTAGATGCTTCGGAAGACCTCAGCATAGTGTTGCTATGGAGGTGGAGAAATGAATGGGAAGGCAAGATTGGGTTTTTTTCTCGTATGGCTGGGCGCGACCTTATTCACGGCTGCGAATGCCGTTGCGACGGACAAGCCGGACGTATCCATCTATTCCATCGCCGCTGAGCGCGTGGAAACGATGGCTGTTCCCTTGCGGGTCAATGTGCCGGTGGTGACCAAAAACGGCGGCCGCGCCTATGCCCAGCACTTCAACTGCCGTCTTTCCTACAGGCGTTTCAGCTCCGCTCCGTGGCAGAGTCTCGACACGTGGCATCGGGACGGCCTCTATACGGGCCAAACTTTCAGCCATGTCACCCAGAGGGACTTCAACGAAGGCGGCAGCTACTTTTTCAAGGCGGAGGCGGACTGCGATGCGGAATTGGCCGAATCATCCGAAGGCAATAATATTCACTACTATTCAAAGAGCTTTGCGGCGGGGATTCCGGACCTGGCGGTTAGCAATTTATCGGCGGCCATAAAGAGCGTCAACTCCTCCGGGGCCTGGAGCGTGAAAGTGGAATGGGACCTGGAGAACAAGGGGGACGGCAAGGCGGTGGGCTCCTTCGTAACCATCCTGAAGGTTTCCCGCAACAACGGCTCTTACGCCGAGGTCCAGCGCTACACCTTTTCCAACCTCGACAAGAATCAGAAGAAGCACTACACGAGGACATCCAGCTACTCGGGCGCGACCAGCTTGAAGTTCGAGGTGCGCGCCGACGATCTGCACGTGATCCACGAAAGCGACGAGAATAACAATATCGCTTACTCACAGGTCATCCGTCATTAGGACGGAAGGTACCGAACTGCGGGCCCGCTGTCCGTAGTCAGGGAAAAATAAATTAGGGATGCCTGCTGGGCGTCAATCGGCGCGCTCGTACATACGGACATGGGTCAGTTTCTTGGCGCTGAAGGAACCTACGATGAACGCCAGGGCCGCCAAGCGGCCAGCGCGCAAGAAACGTTTTTTTCCCATGACCCAATGATAGCAATTCGTAAGAAAATCGGCAATTGTTTTATTTTCACGAAAAAAGTATAATCAATGGCACGACTGGCAAGGAGGGAAGAGCATGATTTTTAAGAAAAAAAAGGCCCTTGTATTCCTGGCCGCACTCTTGTTTGTTTTGACCTTCAACCTGCACGCCGAACTGATGAACCCGATCTGCAGGTTCAAAAATGTCTCCATCCCGGTGGACCTGCGCATCGAGGGCTCTATCCTGGCCAAGGGAACCTACGACCTTGAATTCCTCAGGTACCCGTCGCCGATACTCTACTATCTCAGGATCATGAAGAAGGGCAAAATCCTCCATCTCCTGCAGGGCGAGGAGTTCCCTTACGACAATTCGAGCGTCATCCCCAGGAAACCGCAGTTGAAAATGAGCAAGAACTCGGCCGAGAAACGGCTGACCCTTGTTTTCGAGTCGGGCACCGACACGAAGATCTATGAACGGGCCAGGGCGCGTTACCACATAGAATACGTGGAGGAATAAATCGGGAAAACTCGTTGTTGAGGTTGAAAAATTCAATTAATTGAATTTTATATTTAAAACAAGTATCGTTCCTCCTTTCCGGAGCTCGCTGAGCCTGACCCTGCGCAGTGGGCTGGTTTTTATCATTTAAATGGAGGACAGGATGAAAAGCAACATGGTGATCATTATGGTTCTGCTGGCGCTGGCGCCCCCACACTTCAGTAAAGCGCTTCTTTCCTGATCATTCAGAAATGGCGGGGACAAACCCAATTTTTTTAGGCAAGGCAATGGATGGCGCGGAATCTTCCTGACTTAAAATAAATTCAGTCCCTGACCTTGAAAAAACGCAGCGCCAGCGCCATGAACACGGCGGTGAAGGCCAGCAGGATCAGCAGGTTGGGGAGGATGGCGCTGAAGCCCTTGCCGAAGAAGATGACCTGGTGAAAGGCATCCATGGCCCAGTAGGCGGGGGAGACCATGCCCAGGGCCCGGAAGGTCGGGGGGACGATTTCGGCCGGCCACCAACAACCGCCCAACGCGGCGAACATGTTGGCGGCCAGCACCGACACGCCGACGATCATTTCCTCCTTGTTCAAAACCGAGCCGACGAAGATGCTCAAACAGGCCACAGCTAGGGTAAAGACCATGATGATCGTTCCTGAGAGCAGCATGTTGCCTAGATGGAGGTGAAAGAACAGTTTCCCGGTGGCCAGCAGGATAGCCGCCTGCAGGAGCCCCATCAGCACGCGGCCCAGGAGTTTGCCGCCGAAGAGCTCTCCGAAACTGGTGGCTGAAAAAAGAATGCGCCCCATGACCCCTTTTTTCCGGTCTTCCATTACCGTCGCCCCGCCGTAGATCAGGACCATCATCATGATGAACTGCACCATGGTGCCGGGTATGACATGATCGAAACCGGTGGGGATGGTGGCGACGGTGTCTTTGGGCAGGCGCGTGACCACCTTGACCAGTTCGTTGAACGGGGCGTGGGCAATGAAAAAATCCTTAATGTCCCGGTCGCCGTAGATGATCAGCTCGCTGAGCAGCCTGGTGATGGCCTGGACGATCTTGGTTTCGGCGACCGCCCCGGCTTCCATGTTGGCCTGGGAATCCTTTTTCAGTTCCAGCTCCTGAGGAATCTTGGCGGCGAGTTTTTCCGAAAAATCGGGGGCGATGACGAGCATGCGGATGACTTTATCGGGAGGGCTTGCCTGGACGGTCAGTTCGATGCCGGGGCTTTTCAGCTTCTCGATGAAATAGTTTCCCCACTTGCCCTTGTCCTGGTTGACGATCAGCAGCGCGGCCTTCTTGTCGGTGGGGTTGGACTTGTACAGATTGCCGAAAAGGAGGATGAAGAACATGGGAAACACCAGGAACCAGAAAAAGAAGGCCCTGTCCCTGACCGTCAGCTTCAGGTCCACGCTCGCGATATGCCAAATTTTCTTCATGATCGTTTTCCTTTTTTCACCGTCGTCCGACCGGGCATCAGACGGTCAGGCGCCGCTGCAGGGCGACCATGGCCACTGCGGCGAACAGCAGCGCCGTGACCAGCAGCACCAGCAGCGGAGCCAGCGGGATTTCGCGGGCGACCACCTGCCGGCAGCCGGTGATGAACCAGTTGTTGACCGTAAACTTGGCCAGCCAGCGCATGCCGGCGGGGATCTGCTCCAGCGGGAGCATGCTGCCGCCGAAGGCGGCGGAGACCAGGATGATCGGGCTGGCGAACGCCCCGGCCTGGTTCTTGTTCTTGAAGAAGGCGTTGAGCATGCCGAAGAAAGCGGCGCACCAGAAGCAGGTCACGGCTACCAGCAGGAATAGCCAGAGGGTGTTGCCCCAGTCGATGGCGAAGACGAGGGCGCCCATGACCATGGCCAGGCCGCAGATCAGCATGCCCAGCAGCCAGGCGCCGACGATTCGCGCCAAGACGAGCTCGCGGGTGGTCAGCGGCGAGAACATCATGCGCCGGATCTTGCCGTCGGCGCGCTCGTTCTGGATCTCGCGCATGAAGGCCTCGATGATGAACAGCATGAACATGATCAGCATGCCGGGCAGGATGTAGGCGAAGATGTTGAACCCCTGTATTGGGGGAGCCTGCCCTGGTTTAGCAATAGTACTGGTTTTCAACCCGACCAGCAGCGGCGACAGGTATTTCTTGACGGCCATGATCTTGATGCGGCTCATTTCCAGGAGCGGGGCCAGCTCGGCGATCGAGAGCGTCTCCAGGGAGGAGTTGCCGACCAGCTTGATGATCTTCAATTCGTCAGCGAACACCTGGGCCACACCGGACAGGCCGACGGCCATGGTGTTGGCGAATTCCTCGACCACGTCAGGCAGGAACTCCTCGGCCGGATTCTTGACGACCACCAGCCGGCTGAGTTTTTGGTCGGCCAGGTCCTCGCTGAAGTGCTCGGGAATGATGATCATGGCCGAGGCCTTGCCCTTTTTCATGAGCTTTTCGCCCTCGGCCTCGCTGACCGTCGTCGCCTGGAACATCTCCTTCAGCTGCTTTTGATCGAAAGCGCCGATCAAAAATTTAGAGGCGAGGTTCTGGTCTTTGTCGACCAGCAGCACCTTGATCGGCGGCAGCTTGGTTTCGGTGCCTGAACCCGGGTCGAAAATCATGCCGATCAGGGCGGTCATGGCGAAAGGAATGATCATGAACAGGACCGTGGCCAGGGGCGCGCGCAGGCGGCGTTTGATGTCGTTTTTGATGATCAGGGTGGTGCGGCTCAATCTCGTAAGCTCCTGCCGGTCAATTTGAGGAACACCGCTTCGAGGTTGGGCGATTTTATCTTCAAGTCATCCAGCGTCAGCTGGTGCTGGAACAGGTGTTGCATCATGCCGGGAATGCCCTCGGAATTGGCGAAAGCCAGGTGGGCTTCGTTGTCGGACACCGACAGGATCTCGATGCCGTTGGGGCTGAGCTTCTTGATGGCTTCGGAAAAGCGGTTGGCGGTGAATTGGCCGCTGACCACCACGATCTCCTTTTCGCCGACGATGCGGATGAGCTCGTCCAGGGTTCCCTGAGCCAGGATCACCCCCTTGTCCATGATGGCGATGCGCGTGCAGGTCTGCTCCACTTCGGCCAATTGGTGGGTGGTGAAGACGACCGATGTCCCCTGCAGGCCGACGTTGCGGATGATGCCCAGGATGCTGACCTTGGCCTGGACATCGATGCCCACCGTCGGCTCGTCGAGCAGCAGCAACTCGGGCTTGTGGATCAGGCCGATGGCGACGTTCAGGCGCCGCTTCATGCCGCTGGAAAACTTCTTGATCGGCTCCTTGGCCCGGCTGCTCAGCTCGACCAGGGACAGCAGTTCCTGGGCCCGTTTCTTCAATTCCTTTTCGGGGATGGCGTAGAGGCCGCCCCAGAACATCAGGTTCTCCAGCGCCCCCAGGTCCTTGTAAAAGGCCATTTCCTGCGGTACGATGCCGATGAGGTTTTTCAGGCGCCGGTCGCTGAACAGGTCGACGCCCTTGAAGGCTACCGTACCCGAAAAATCGCGCAGGGTTCCCGACAGGATCGAGATCAGGGTCGTTTTGCCGGCACCATTGGGGCCGAGAAGCCCCAGCACCTCGCCCTTGTTCAGGCTCAAATTGAAATTGGCCAGGGCAACGGTTTCGCCGCGGTCATAGGCTTTGGAAAGGTTTTTGATTTCCAGAATTGGTTGTTGCATGGGCGAATTGTATCACATTCGCCGATTCGCGCAAAAAAGTTTAAGCTTTTCCTATCGTCTGCGTCGGGAAAGCGTTTCCGGCCCAGGCTTCGGGGTGGAAGGATCGACGGTCATTGTGACATAGTCGAAATCGCAGCTGGTCTTCGTCCCGGCGCCGATGAAGCCGAGCACCAGATAGTTGGGATTATAGGTGGAGTCGACAAAGGTGTATGTCATGGTATCATTGATGTAAAGGGTATAGGTACTGTCGACATGGACGACCTTGAGCGTGTTCCAATTGTTGATGCCCAGGTTGACGGCGGTGCTTTTAGCGCTAAATAGGGGAGTTGGCGGCTCGAGCGGCGGCTCAGTGAATTTGAAATTGATGAGCGAGTAGATGGAAACCGTGCCGTCGATGGCGTAGCCCAGCAGATAGCCGGCGTTACTCGTAAGGTTTTTCGAGGTGGCCAGCATGATGAAGAGGAAGGGGTTACTGCTGCCGCTGAATTCGCTCCAGCGCATCCGGCTCTCGACGGTATACGATGTCTCCGAAT is part of the Candidatus Aminicenantes bacterium genome and harbors:
- a CDS encoding ABC transporter permease encodes the protein MKKIWHIASVDLKLTVRDRAFFFWFLVFPMFFILLFGNLYKSNPTDKKAALLIVNQDKGKWGNYFIEKLKSPGIELTVQASPPDKVIRMLVIAPDFSEKLAAKIPQELELKKDSQANMEAGAVAETKIVQAITRLLSELIIYGDRDIKDFFIAHAPFNELVKVVTRLPKDTVATIPTGFDHVIPGTMVQFIMMMVLIYGGATVMEDRKKGVMGRILFSATSFGELFGGKLLGRVLMGLLQAAILLATGKLFFHLHLGNMLLSGTIIMVFTLAVACLSIFVGSVLNKEEMIVGVSVLAANMFAALGGCWWPAEIVPPTFRALGMVSPAYWAMDAFHQVIFFGKGFSAILPNLLILLAFTAVFMALALRFFKVRD
- a CDS encoding ABC transporter permease, whose protein sequence is MSRTTLIIKNDIKRRLRAPLATVLFMIIPFAMTALIGMIFDPGSGTETKLPPIKVLLVDKDQNLASKFLIGAFDQKQLKEMFQATTVSEAEGEKLMKKGKASAMIIIPEHFSEDLADQKLSRLVVVKNPAEEFLPDVVEEFANTMAVGLSGVAQVFADELKIIKLVGNSSLETLSIAELAPLLEMSRIKIMAVKKYLSPLLVGLKTSTIAKPGQAPPIQGFNIFAYILPGMLIMFMLFIIEAFMREIQNERADGKIRRMMFSPLTTRELVLARIVGAWLLGMLICGLAMVMGALVFAIDWGNTLWLFLLVAVTCFWCAAFFGMLNAFFKNKNQAGAFASPIILVSAAFGGSMLPLEQIPAGMRWLAKFTVNNWFITGCRQVVAREIPLAPLLVLLVTALLFAAVAMVALQRRLTV
- a CDS encoding ABC transporter ATP-binding protein, whose protein sequence is MQQPILEIKNLSKAYDRGETVALANFNLSLNKGEVLGLLGPNGAGKTTLISILSGTLRDFSGTVAFKGVDLFSDRRLKNLIGIVPQEMAFYKDLGALENLMFWGGLYAIPEKELKKRAQELLSLVELSSRAKEPIKKFSSGMKRRLNVAIGLIHKPELLLLDEPTVGIDVQAKVSILGIIRNVGLQGTSVVFTTHQLAEVEQTCTRIAIMDKGVILAQGTLDELIRIVGEKEIVVVSGQFTANRFSEAIKKLSPNGIEILSVSDNEAHLAFANSEGIPGMMQHLFQHQLTLDDLKIKSPNLEAVFLKLTGRSLRD